The Candidatus Acidiferrales bacterium genomic sequence ACCCTTCCGCCTCCTCTTCGTACCGCGTCTTGAGGGCGAGAACGGTTGCCGGATCGGCCAGCGTGGTGGTATCGCCGAGCGTCTTGCCTTGAGCGATGTCGCGCAGCAGCCGGCGCATGATTTTCCCGCTGCGCGTCTTGGGCAGGTCGGGGGCGAAAAGGATTTTCTCCGGGCGCGCGATGGCGCCGATCTTTTTCACCACATGCTCCTTGAGTTCCTCAGCCATGTCGCCATCGCCTTTGTACCCGTCCTTGAGGGTGACGAAGGCGGCGATGGCGGTGCCTTTGATCTCATGCGGGATGCCGACCACTGCGGCCTCAGCGACGTGCGGATGATCCACCAGAGCGCTTTCCACTTCCATCGTCCCGATGCGGTGGGCGGCCACATTGAGCACGTCGTCCACCCGACCCAGCAGCCAAAAGTAGCCCTCCTCATCGCGCTTGACGCCATCGCTCGTGAAATAGAGGCTGTCCTTCCATTTGCTCCAGTATTGTTGGCGGTAGCGTTCGGGATCGCCGTAGATGCCGCGCAGCATGGCCGGCCATGGACGAGTGAGCGCAAGGTAGCCGCCGCCAACCTCGACCCGATGGCCGGCGTCGTCAAATACATCGGCAGCGATGCCCGGAAAGGCTTGCGTGGCTGAGCCGGGCTTCAAAGTCGTGAGGCCGGGCAGCGGAGAGATCATGATCATGCCGGTTTCCGTCTGCCACCATGTGTCCACCACCGGACACCTTTCGCCGCCAATGTTTTTGTAATACCAGACCCAGGCTTCCGGATTGATGGGCTCGCCCACCGTGCCGAGCAGGCGAAGGCTGGAGAGATCGTGCTTGGCGGGCCACTCGGTGCCCCACTTCATGAAGCTGCGGATGGCGGTGGGCGCAGTGTAGAGGATCGTCACGCCGTATTTCTCAATAATCTGCCAGAAGCGATCGCGGTCGGGCCAGTCGGGCGCGCCTTCATACATGATGACCGTGGCGCCGTTGGCCAGCGGGCCATAGACGGTATAGCTGTGGCCGGTAACCCAGCCGATGTCGGCCGTGCACCAGTAGATGTCATCTTCCTTGAGGTCAAAAACCCACTTCATCGTCGCATAGACACCGGTGAGGTAGCCGCCGGTCGTGTGGACGATGCCCTTGGGTTTCCCGGTGGTGCCTGAGGTATAAAGGATGTAGAGCATGTCCTCGGAATCCATGGGCTCGGGCTCGCAATAAGCCTTGGCGTCCTGCATCAGCCGGTGATACCAGTGGTCGCGGCCCTCCACCACCCGCAGCGGAAAGTCCCCGCGCTTGATGATGATGACGTTCTTGATCGAGGGGCAATCTTTCACCGCATAGTCGGAATCATGCTTGAGCGGCAACAAATTGCCGCGGCGGTAACCGCCATCGGCGGTAATGAGCAGCTTGGCCTGGGCGTCCTGGATGCGATCTTTGAGCGCTTCCGCGCTGAAGCCGCCGAAGACCACCGAATGCACCGCGCCAATCCTGGCGCAGGCGAGCATGGCAATCGCCGCCTCGGGAATCATGGGCAGGTAGATGGCCACCCGGTCGCCTTTGCGAATGCCGAGCGATTTGAGCACATTGGCGAATTTGTTCACGTCGCGGTAGAGGTCCCGGTAGGTGAGCGTGCGCTGATCGCCCGGCTCACCCTCCCAGATGATGGCTGCCTTGTTCTTCCGCGGGCCCTGGATTTGCCGGTCGAGACAGTTGACGCTGGCGTTGATCTTTCCGCCCACGAACCATTCGGCGTGCGGCGGCTTCCAGCGGAGCACTTTTTTCCACGGCTTTGCCCAGACCAGCTCCTTGGCGAACTTCTCCCAGAATTTTTCCGGATTGCGGGCCGCAGCCGCATAAACGCCGGGGTCTTTCACCACCGCCTTCTGGCGAAATGCCGGTGGCGGCGCGAAGGTGCGCCCTTCAACCAGAAGATTGGCCAGCCCCCCCGCAGGCGGGGCCAGCGTGTCATGGGAACCCTTCGCAGGTTTTTCTTTCACGTCAACCCCCGTCGGTCGATTTCTGCGATCCTGTCTCTGGAGCTATCGCACGAGGAAATTCTTCTCCCC encodes the following:
- the acs gene encoding acetate--CoA ligase, translated to MKEKPAKGSHDTLAPPAGGLANLLVEGRTFAPPPAFRQKAVVKDPGVYAAAARNPEKFWEKFAKELVWAKPWKKVLRWKPPHAEWFVGGKINASVNCLDRQIQGPRKNKAAIIWEGEPGDQRTLTYRDLYRDVNKFANVLKSLGIRKGDRVAIYLPMIPEAAIAMLACARIGAVHSVVFGGFSAEALKDRIQDAQAKLLITADGGYRRGNLLPLKHDSDYAVKDCPSIKNVIIIKRGDFPLRVVEGRDHWYHRLMQDAKAYCEPEPMDSEDMLYILYTSGTTGKPKGIVHTTGGYLTGVYATMKWVFDLKEDDIYWCTADIGWVTGHSYTVYGPLANGATVIMYEGAPDWPDRDRFWQIIEKYGVTILYTAPTAIRSFMKWGTEWPAKHDLSSLRLLGTVGEPINPEAWVWYYKNIGGERCPVVDTWWQTETGMIMISPLPGLTTLKPGSATQAFPGIAADVFDDAGHRVEVGGGYLALTRPWPAMLRGIYGDPERYRQQYWSKWKDSLYFTSDGVKRDEEGYFWLLGRVDDVLNVAAHRIGTMEVESALVDHPHVAEAAVVGIPHEIKGTAIAAFVTLKDGYKGDGDMAEELKEHVVKKIGAIARPEKILFAPDLPKTRSGKIMRRLLRDIAQGKTLGDTTTLADPATVLALKTRYEEEAEG